The following coding sequences lie in one Saccharopolyspora hordei genomic window:
- a CDS encoding DUF6292 family protein: MHPTRFRLRAAPTGAGVTAEEPAAHVPRSPADGSRLRDVCPQVGVDTREVRMSEHRGGTAMDTRGPAASGLVDYIRSVADALGDDVAEVDVDFDDGLATAIILLRSRVPTLLEFPLLLTWDEVSGWALRIETDGTGDTTALQFLGGDILPGTEVVRQFLGEAVRGRSPGLVLPPAFRMPNAGDELEHRLAQFRA, encoded by the coding sequence ATGCATCCGACGAGGTTCCGGTTGCGTGCGGCGCCGACCGGTGCTGGTGTGACCGCTGAGGAGCCTGCGGCGCACGTGCCCCGGTCCCCAGCGGACGGTTCACGCCTTCGGGACGTCTGTCCCCAGGTCGGCGTGGATACCCGTGAGGTGCGGATGTCCGAGCACCGAGGGGGGACGGCGATGGACACGAGGGGGCCCGCGGCCAGCGGCCTGGTCGACTACATCCGGTCCGTGGCGGACGCGCTGGGGGACGACGTGGCGGAGGTGGACGTCGACTTCGACGACGGGCTGGCCACCGCGATCATCCTGCTGCGCTCGCGCGTGCCGACACTGCTGGAGTTCCCGCTGCTGTTGACCTGGGACGAGGTCAGCGGGTGGGCGCTGCGGATCGAGACCGACGGCACCGGGGACACCACCGCGCTGCAGTTCCTGGGCGGCGACATCCTGCCGGGCACGGAGGTGGTGCGGCAGTTCCTGGGCGAGGCGGTCCGGGGCCGCAGCCCGGGCCTGGTGCTGCCCCCGGCGTTCCGCATGCCGAACGCCGGGGACGAGCTGGAGCACCGCCTCGCGCAGTTCCGGGCCTGA
- a CDS encoding aldo/keto reductase family protein, with protein sequence MEFRHLGRSGLVISEIAYGNWLTHGSQVEEEAAHACIRAALDAGITTFDTADVYAEGRAEEVLGRALRGERRSGLEIFTKVYFPVGPGRNDRGLSRKHIAESIDASLRRLQTDYVDVYQAHRFDPETPLEETVEAFADVVRAGKALYIGVSEWTAEQIRAAHKLARELRIPLVSNQPQYSMLWRVIEDEVVPTSAELGIGQVVWSPIAQGVLTGKYRPGAEPPAGSRATDETGAGFVSRWLRDDVLTRVEQLEPLADQAGLSLAQLAVAWVLQNDNVSAAIMGASRPEQVTENVKAAGVRLDADLMAAIDEVLDPVVVRDPALTKANAPKTRN encoded by the coding sequence ATGGAGTTCCGCCATCTCGGCCGCAGTGGTCTGGTGATCAGCGAGATCGCCTACGGGAACTGGCTGACCCACGGATCGCAGGTCGAGGAGGAGGCCGCGCACGCGTGCATCCGCGCGGCGCTCGACGCCGGGATCACCACGTTCGACACGGCCGACGTCTACGCGGAAGGGCGTGCTGAGGAGGTGCTCGGCCGGGCGTTGCGCGGCGAACGCCGGTCCGGGCTGGAGATCTTCACCAAGGTCTACTTCCCGGTCGGGCCGGGGCGCAACGACCGCGGACTCTCCCGCAAGCACATCGCGGAGTCGATCGACGCCTCGCTGCGCCGGCTGCAGACCGACTACGTGGACGTCTACCAGGCGCACCGGTTCGACCCGGAGACGCCGCTGGAGGAGACCGTGGAGGCCTTCGCCGACGTGGTCCGGGCGGGCAAGGCGCTCTACATCGGGGTCTCGGAGTGGACCGCCGAGCAGATCCGCGCCGCGCACAAGCTCGCCCGCGAGCTGCGGATCCCGCTGGTGTCGAACCAGCCGCAGTACTCGATGCTCTGGCGGGTCATCGAGGACGAGGTGGTGCCCACCAGCGCCGAGCTCGGGATCGGGCAGGTCGTGTGGTCACCCATCGCGCAGGGCGTGCTCACCGGCAAGTACCGGCCGGGCGCGGAACCGCCCGCGGGCAGCCGGGCCACCGACGAGACCGGCGCGGGCTTCGTCTCCCGCTGGTTGCGCGACGACGTGCTGACGCGGGTCGAGCAGCTCGAGCCCTTGGCCGACCAGGCCGGGCTCTCGCTCGCCCAGCTGGCGGTGGCGTGGGTGCTGCAGAACGACAACGTCTCCGCCGCCATCATGGGCGCCTCCCGGCCGGAGCAGGTCACGGAGAACGTCAAGGCGGCCGGGGTGCGGCTCGACGCCGACCTGATGGCCGCGATCGACGAGGTGCTGGACCCGGTCGTCGTCCGCGACCCGGCGCTGACCAAGGCCAACGCTCCGAAGACCCGCAACTAG
- a CDS encoding GlsB/YeaQ/YmgE family stress response membrane protein, with translation MGVLSWIVFGLIAGAIAKFILPGKDPGGIIVTILIGIVGGFLGGWIGSQFTGTGVTGFNLMSFVWAIVGALILLAIYRMIFHRSHA, from the coding sequence ATGGGCGTGCTCAGCTGGATCGTGTTCGGCCTGATCGCCGGTGCGATCGCGAAGTTCATCCTCCCCGGCAAGGACCCGGGCGGGATCATCGTGACCATCCTGATCGGCATCGTCGGCGGGTTCCTCGGCGGCTGGATCGGGTCGCAGTTCACCGGCACCGGAGTGACCGGCTTCAACCTGATGAGTTTCGTGTGGGCCATCGTCGGCGCACTGATCCTGCTGGCGATCTACCGCATGATCTTCCACCGCAGCCACGCCTGA
- a CDS encoding orotidine 5'-phosphate decarboxylase / HUMPS family protein, producing MDPLWTEAGSRSGFTPRGPWIETDVAVDDARISLRLDDVEVASASTADLARGPFEVVAYLSELVGLRPGDVVRTGAPGTTAPLRPGVSVTAEVAGIGALRCPVVRSAHAWEAVRTTRDVAPHADWVEVGTSLIKRYGTASVSEVVAAAGTTPVLADLKTADDAATESGMAFTAGARGATVLALAADATIDRCVEVATEAGGETVLDLVETGPLRRDALLARLPADVVVTAHVGKDAQAGGAGVEAALGPWTRGRSVAVAGGLGLAEVVRLRAAHPDLRVIVGSAITSAPAPGRAAATLSEAIRGAQR from the coding sequence ATGGATCCACTGTGGACGGAGGCGGGGAGCCGCAGCGGCTTCACCCCGCGCGGCCCGTGGATCGAGACCGACGTGGCCGTCGACGACGCGCGGATCTCGCTGCGGCTCGACGACGTCGAGGTGGCGTCGGCGAGCACGGCCGACCTCGCCCGCGGCCCGTTCGAGGTGGTGGCGTACCTGTCCGAACTGGTCGGGCTGCGCCCGGGCGACGTGGTGCGCACCGGTGCCCCCGGGACCACGGCGCCGCTGCGCCCAGGCGTGTCGGTGACCGCGGAGGTCGCCGGGATCGGCGCGCTGCGCTGCCCGGTGGTGCGGAGCGCGCATGCCTGGGAGGCGGTCCGGACCACCCGGGACGTCGCGCCGCACGCCGACTGGGTCGAGGTGGGCACCTCGCTGATCAAGCGGTACGGCACGGCGAGCGTGTCCGAGGTGGTCGCCGCGGCGGGCACCACCCCGGTGCTCGCCGACCTCAAGACCGCCGACGACGCGGCCACCGAGTCCGGCATGGCCTTCACTGCCGGGGCCCGCGGCGCGACCGTCCTGGCCCTGGCGGCCGACGCCACCATCGACCGCTGTGTCGAGGTGGCCACCGAGGCCGGGGGAGAGACCGTGCTCGACCTCGTGGAGACCGGGCCCCTGCGCCGCGACGCGCTGCTCGCCCGGCTGCCCGCCGACGTGGTCGTCACCGCGCACGTCGGGAAGGACGCGCAGGCGGGCGGGGCCGGGGTGGAGGCGGCGCTGGGCCCCTGGACGAGGGGGCGGTCGGTCGCGGTGGCCGGCGGCCTCGGCCTCGCCGAGGTGGTCCGGCTGCGCGCCGCGCACCCGGACCTCCGCGTGATCGTCGGTTCGGCGATCACCTCGGCCCCGGCCCCGGGGCGGGCGGCAGCGACGCTGTCCGAGGCGATCCGAGGAGCACAGCGGTGA
- a CDS encoding SDR family NAD(P)-dependent oxidoreductase — MVQVPGSDGLAGGVALVTGASGGIGSGIARRFAQAGARVVVQYHRDEAGAAEVVRDIESAGGEAVAAQADLRTPEGADSVVRVALDTFGQVDAAVLCAGTQPVQPLAEMSLADFRAVQESNVDATFLVLQAAHRAMSRQDGGGAVVAIGSIVGSQPKPGSAHYAVSKAAVGMLVRAAALEYARDGVRVNLVSPGLVERPTIRTDWPEGVAAWESGNPISRLGRPTDVADACLFLCGPASSWVTGQELVVDGGASVRPTW, encoded by the coding sequence ATGGTCCAGGTGCCGGGCTCGGACGGCCTCGCGGGCGGGGTCGCGCTGGTGACCGGCGCGAGCGGCGGCATCGGCAGCGGCATCGCACGCCGGTTCGCGCAGGCCGGGGCGCGGGTGGTGGTCCAGTACCACCGCGACGAGGCCGGTGCGGCCGAGGTGGTCCGCGACATCGAGTCGGCCGGCGGCGAGGCCGTGGCCGCCCAGGCCGACCTCCGCACCCCCGAGGGCGCCGACAGCGTCGTGCGGGTCGCCCTCGACACCTTCGGGCAGGTCGACGCCGCGGTGCTCTGCGCCGGGACCCAGCCCGTGCAGCCGCTGGCCGAGATGTCGCTCGCCGACTTCCGCGCGGTGCAGGAATCCAATGTGGACGCGACGTTCCTCGTGCTGCAGGCGGCCCACCGCGCGATGTCCCGGCAGGACGGCGGCGGTGCCGTGGTCGCCATCGGGTCGATCGTGGGCTCCCAGCCGAAGCCGGGATCGGCGCACTACGCGGTGTCCAAGGCGGCGGTCGGCATGCTGGTGCGCGCGGCGGCCCTGGAGTACGCGCGCGACGGGGTCCGGGTCAACCTGGTCTCCCCCGGCCTGGTGGAACGCCCGACGATCCGGACGGACTGGCCGGAGGGCGTGGCGGCGTGGGAGTCAGGCAACCCGATCAGCCGGCTCGGGCGGCCGACGGACGTGGCCGACGCGTGCCTGTTCCTGTGCGGCCCGGCCAGCAGCTGGGTGACCGGGCAGGAGCTGGTCGTGGACGGCGGCGCCTCGGTCCGCCCCACCTGGTGA
- a CDS encoding protein-tyrosine phosphatase family protein has protein sequence MIDTWEPTAPGVLQLPSGRMVRGRALRRPLPAGPRPDFAVYLLGTQPPPVEWESRWLRWPDFRLPADRDEARRVFREAWERAEHERVEVACGGGRGRTGTALACLAVIDGVPAAEAVAFVRAHHDRRAVETPWQKRYVARYAP, from the coding sequence GTGATCGACACGTGGGAGCCGACCGCGCCCGGCGTGCTGCAGCTGCCGTCGGGTCGCATGGTCCGCGGGCGGGCCCTGCGGCGACCGCTGCCGGCAGGGCCCCGCCCGGACTTCGCGGTGTACCTGCTCGGCACGCAGCCACCACCGGTGGAGTGGGAGAGCCGGTGGCTGCGCTGGCCGGACTTCCGCCTGCCGGCCGACAGGGACGAGGCCCGCCGGGTGTTCCGCGAGGCCTGGGAGCGGGCCGAGCACGAGCGGGTGGAGGTCGCCTGCGGTGGGGGCCGGGGACGCACCGGCACGGCGCTGGCCTGCCTGGCGGTCATCGACGGGGTGCCCGCGGCCGAGGCGGTGGCCTTCGTGCGCGCCCACCACGACCGGCGCGCGGTCGAAACCCCCTGGCAGAAGCGCTACGTGGCGCGCTACGCGCCGTGA
- a CDS encoding PhzF family phenazine biosynthesis isomerase, with product MTTSRGHRRPFAQVDVFGTAPCLGNPLAVVLDADGMTDEQMQRFARWTNLSETTFLLPPTRPGADYRVRIFTASGELPFAGHPTLGSCHAWATRQPGPVGPRVVQECAAGLVELRVAEGRYAFAAPPLVRQGPVDDGLRAALARGLDLAPGQLRDAQWVDNGPGWVAVLLGSAEEVLQVPTPPATLPPLGVVGPQPPGAAHQFEVRAFFPGGGQVVEDPVTGSLNAGLAQWLIDSGRAPEHYVARQGTVVGADGRVTVDRDEHGTTWVGGAVADCVRGEVSV from the coding sequence GTGACGACATCCCGTGGACACCGCCGCCCCTTCGCCCAGGTCGACGTGTTCGGCACGGCCCCGTGCCTGGGCAACCCGCTCGCCGTGGTGCTGGACGCCGACGGCATGACCGACGAGCAGATGCAGCGCTTCGCGCGGTGGACCAACCTCTCCGAGACCACGTTCCTGCTGCCGCCGACCCGCCCGGGGGCCGACTACCGGGTGCGGATCTTCACCGCGTCCGGTGAGCTGCCGTTCGCCGGCCACCCCACGCTCGGCAGCTGCCACGCCTGGGCCACCCGGCAACCGGGCCCGGTCGGGCCGCGCGTGGTCCAGGAGTGCGCCGCCGGCCTCGTCGAGCTGCGCGTGGCGGAGGGCCGGTACGCCTTCGCCGCCCCGCCGCTGGTGCGCCAGGGCCCGGTCGACGACGGGCTGCGCGCCGCGCTCGCCCGCGGGTTGGACCTGGCGCCGGGGCAGCTGCGTGACGCCCAGTGGGTGGACAACGGGCCCGGCTGGGTGGCGGTCCTGCTCGGCAGCGCGGAGGAGGTGCTGCAGGTGCCCACCCCGCCGGCGACGCTGCCGCCGCTGGGGGTGGTGGGCCCGCAACCACCGGGTGCGGCGCACCAGTTCGAGGTGCGCGCGTTCTTCCCGGGCGGTGGGCAGGTGGTCGAGGACCCGGTGACGGGCAGCCTCAACGCCGGCCTCGCGCAGTGGCTCATCGACAGCGGCCGCGCTCCCGAGCACTACGTCGCGCGCCAGGGCACGGTGGTGGGAGCCGACGGCCGGGTGACGGTCGACCGTGACGAGCACGGCACCACCTGGGTCGGGGGCGCGGTGGCGGACTGCGTCCGGGGTGAGGTCAGCGTGTGA
- the hxlB gene encoding 6-phospho-3-hexuloisomerase has translation MNDLVATVQDEISAVLARTDRARLEAAVAELDAAQRVFVAGAGRSGFMASAFAMRLVHLGSRAHVVGEATAPAMTTGDALVAVSGSGTTPGTVRAAEVARAAGGRVLAVTTDPSSPLAAGAHGVVHVPAATKHRRAGEAGTAQPLSSLIDQCAHLAELRRIDNAAAKQAHVTTE, from the coding sequence GTGAACGACCTGGTGGCAACCGTCCAGGACGAGATCAGCGCGGTCCTGGCCCGCACCGACCGCGCCCGGCTCGAGGCCGCGGTGGCCGAGCTCGACGCGGCGCAGCGGGTGTTCGTCGCCGGCGCCGGTCGCTCGGGGTTCATGGCCAGCGCCTTCGCGATGCGGCTGGTCCACCTGGGCTCCCGGGCGCACGTCGTCGGGGAGGCGACCGCCCCGGCGATGACGACCGGCGACGCCCTGGTGGCGGTGTCGGGCTCGGGTACCACGCCGGGGACCGTGCGCGCGGCCGAGGTGGCCCGCGCTGCGGGCGGCCGGGTGCTCGCCGTGACCACCGACCCCAGCTCGCCGCTGGCCGCGGGTGCGCACGGCGTGGTGCACGTCCCCGCGGCGACCAAGCACCGGCGAGCGGGGGAGGCGGGCACGGCCCAGCCGCTGTCGAGCCTGATCGACCAGTGCGCCCACCTCGCCGAGCTCCGGCGGATCGACAACGCCGCGGCGAAGCAGGCCCACGTCACCACGGAGTGA
- a CDS encoding pyroglutamyl peptidase: MRPLRRSIACTVASATLALLAPAAAQAAPDCTDPTRPLTVEEQRLQRPEPQEVLARSGFDRAGPAFAAALCEVDDLAAAERLVSAGGDQLWERAVARAQGRDVTGDLPTADDRPLYWARLSMTAALRQWAPSFSLDDEQRDQLLWRLERHSRGQTSARFPRGDGTKHVLVSGFDPFQLNADIRRSNPSGASALALDGTVLHTESGPVRVEAVVFPVLWRPFERGVVEQTFLPHLQPGPDQVDAFATISQGRPGQFDIEHWNGRWHTGVDNDDEQREGVIEVPEGFPAVEPPPEFVPTTQPYAAIVRADTGRFPVFHNTEVTEIPAGGTEPVVRPDGPTPGSVARAGGGGSYLSNEVAYRTTALRDAVGADLRGGHVHTPVLTFAPDNQDELVDPVFTRDLQDIVAQVTAIVGVAATAEEEVSTADVPTTPRDHTGRVPAPSM, from the coding sequence GTGCGTCCACTCCGCCGCAGCATCGCGTGCACGGTCGCGTCGGCGACCCTGGCGCTGCTGGCACCCGCCGCAGCGCAGGCAGCACCCGACTGCACCGATCCGACCCGCCCGCTGACCGTCGAGGAGCAGCGGCTCCAGCGGCCCGAACCGCAGGAAGTGCTGGCCAGGAGCGGCTTCGACCGCGCAGGCCCCGCGTTCGCGGCGGCGCTGTGCGAGGTGGACGACCTGGCCGCCGCCGAGCGGCTGGTCAGCGCCGGCGGTGACCAGCTGTGGGAACGGGCGGTCGCCCGCGCCCAGGGCCGCGACGTCACCGGGGACCTGCCCACCGCCGACGACCGCCCGCTGTACTGGGCGCGGCTGAGCATGACCGCCGCACTGCGCCAGTGGGCACCGTCGTTCTCGCTCGACGACGAGCAGCGGGACCAGCTGCTGTGGAGGCTGGAACGCCACTCCCGCGGGCAGACCTCCGCGCGGTTCCCGCGCGGTGACGGCACCAAGCACGTGCTGGTCAGCGGTTTCGACCCCTTCCAGCTCAACGCCGACATCCGTCGCAGCAACCCGTCCGGCGCGTCCGCGCTCGCCCTCGACGGCACCGTGCTGCACACCGAGTCCGGGCCGGTCCGCGTCGAGGCCGTGGTGTTCCCGGTGCTGTGGCGGCCGTTCGAGCGCGGCGTGGTCGAGCAGACCTTCCTCCCGCACCTGCAGCCAGGACCCGACCAGGTCGACGCGTTCGCCACGATCAGCCAGGGACGTCCGGGGCAGTTCGACATCGAGCACTGGAACGGCCGCTGGCACACCGGCGTGGACAACGACGACGAGCAGCGCGAGGGCGTCATCGAGGTGCCGGAGGGCTTCCCGGCGGTGGAACCGCCGCCGGAGTTCGTGCCGACGACCCAGCCCTACGCGGCCATCGTGCGCGCCGACACCGGCCGCTTCCCGGTGTTCCACAACACCGAGGTCACCGAGATCCCGGCCGGCGGGACCGAGCCCGTGGTGCGGCCCGACGGGCCGACGCCGGGGTCGGTCGCCCGCGCGGGCGGCGGCGGCAGCTACCTGTCCAACGAGGTCGCCTACCGGACGACCGCGCTGCGCGACGCGGTCGGTGCGGACCTGCGCGGCGGCCACGTCCACACCCCGGTGCTCACCTTCGCCCCGGACAACCAGGACGAGCTCGTCGACCCGGTCTTCACCCGGGACCTGCAGGACATCGTCGCCCAGGTCACCGCGATCGTCGGGGTCGCAGCCACCGCGGAGGAGGAGGTCTCCACCGCGGACGTGCCCACGACACCGCGCGACCACACCGGACGCGTCCCCGCGCCGTCGATGTGA
- a CDS encoding cupin domain-containing protein gives MALGVPGGDDPAVGRALVERLGLEPLEGEGGHVRRTYADGTLSSALYLMVAPDFSALHKLDTTEVYHWQGGAPVRMLVLEPDGTSRRVVLGPDLDAGQVLQTVVPAGAWQGSRPDGGWSLVGLTLAPPFHVGGFTLGTRAELRRGWPAVADEIDELTRE, from the coding sequence GTGGCACTCGGTGTGCCCGGCGGGGACGACCCGGCCGTCGGGCGAGCGCTGGTCGAACGGCTCGGCCTGGAGCCGCTGGAGGGCGAGGGCGGTCACGTGCGGCGGACGTACGCCGACGGGACCCTGTCCTCCGCGCTGTACCTCATGGTGGCGCCGGACTTCTCCGCCCTGCACAAGCTGGACACCACCGAGGTGTACCACTGGCAGGGCGGAGCTCCGGTCCGGATGCTCGTGCTCGAGCCCGACGGCACCAGCCGCCGGGTGGTGCTGGGGCCCGACCTCGACGCCGGTCAGGTGCTGCAGACCGTCGTCCCGGCCGGCGCCTGGCAGGGCTCCCGGCCGGACGGCGGGTGGTCGCTGGTGGGGCTGACGCTCGCGCCACCGTTCCACGTCGGCGGGTTCACCCTCGGCACGCGCGCCGAGCTCCGCCGCGGCTGGCCCGCGGTCGCCGACGAGATCGACGAGCTGACGCGGGAGTGA
- a CDS encoding IclR family transcriptional regulator: MPEPRDDMVRKALCLLVLLGEAPRGTTLSELARRAGYPVSTTHRLLKSIAQENFAALDDEKRWHLGLRLFELGQRVLHARGFAAIAAPVLEKVTQQTGEPTLMSVRDGHDQVYVHYAEGTQQVQITGEPGQRGPLHCTSMGKCLIAFAPPPQQEQLLAELELPALGPKTITDRDRFAEEIERVRQQGYAIADEEHESGILAIGVPVLSPAGHAVAALSTAAPAFRSSLEQLHTFLDPLRRAAKELAIGLPRR, encoded by the coding sequence GTGCCGGAGCCGCGCGACGACATGGTGCGCAAGGCGCTGTGCCTGCTGGTGCTGCTCGGCGAAGCACCGCGCGGGACCACGTTGTCCGAGCTGGCCCGCCGAGCGGGTTACCCGGTCAGCACCACCCACCGGCTGCTGAAGTCGATCGCCCAGGAGAACTTCGCCGCGCTGGACGACGAGAAGCGCTGGCACCTCGGCCTGCGCTTGTTCGAGCTCGGCCAGCGGGTGCTGCACGCCCGGGGTTTCGCCGCCATCGCCGCGCCGGTGCTGGAGAAGGTCACCCAGCAGACCGGGGAACCCACGCTGATGTCGGTCCGCGACGGGCACGACCAGGTCTACGTGCACTACGCCGAAGGCACCCAGCAGGTGCAGATCACCGGCGAACCCGGCCAGCGCGGACCGCTGCACTGCACCTCGATGGGCAAGTGCCTCATCGCCTTCGCCCCGCCGCCCCAGCAGGAACAGCTGCTGGCCGAGCTGGAGCTGCCGGCGCTGGGACCCAAGACGATCACCGACCGCGACCGGTTCGCCGAGGAGATCGAGCGGGTGCGCCAGCAGGGCTACGCGATCGCCGACGAGGAGCACGAATCGGGCATCCTCGCCATCGGTGTGCCGGTGCTCAGCCCGGCCGGGCACGCCGTGGCGGCGCTGTCCACCGCCGCGCCCGCCTTCCGCAGCTCCCTGGAGCAGCTGCACACCTTCCTGGACCCGCTGCGCCGAGCGGCGAAGGAACTGGCCATCGGGCTGCCGCGCCGCTGA
- a CDS encoding MFS transporter: MASPVELGRQRWLRLLPVAFVTYSLAYLDRSNFAIGVAGGMKEELALSGAMSSLVGASFFLGYCVFQIPGTLYAERRSVRGLIFWCTLAWGVLAAVQGLLHSAGPLIVVRFLLGAVEAAVLPAMVVFLARWFTKRERGSANAILILGNPITVMWLNAVSGYLIELTSWREMFIIEGLPAVVWAFVFRALVSDHPSEAKWLNAAERDAVTAALDAERQQATPARSFTAAFRSRPVVLLSAQYLLWSIGVYGLVFWLPSIVAAGTGQGIGMSGLLSAVPFGVAALLMVLNSRMSDRAGDRVRYVWPWLLLGGVGFLLSYVVGPDHFWWAYLLLLVAGGAMYAPYGPYFAHVAEVLPKNFSGAGVACVNTAGSVGGFVGTYLVGWLNDITGGTAASFVMMAAATVLAAVLTPLVGGGTRAARERQASFA; this comes from the coding sequence TTGGCATCACCTGTCGAGCTGGGTCGGCAGCGCTGGTTGCGCCTGCTCCCGGTGGCGTTCGTGACCTACTCGCTGGCCTACCTGGACCGGTCGAACTTCGCGATCGGCGTCGCCGGCGGGATGAAGGAGGAGCTGGCCCTCAGCGGCGCGATGTCCTCGCTCGTCGGAGCGTCGTTCTTCCTCGGGTACTGCGTGTTCCAGATCCCCGGCACGCTCTACGCCGAGCGGCGCAGCGTGCGCGGGCTGATCTTCTGGTGCACCCTCGCGTGGGGCGTGCTCGCCGCGGTGCAGGGCCTGCTGCACAGCGCCGGGCCGCTCATCGTGGTGCGGTTCCTGCTGGGCGCGGTCGAAGCCGCCGTGCTCCCCGCGATGGTCGTGTTCCTGGCCCGCTGGTTCACCAAGCGCGAGCGGGGCAGCGCCAACGCGATCCTCATCCTCGGCAACCCGATCACCGTGATGTGGCTGAACGCCGTCTCCGGGTACCTGATCGAGCTGACCAGCTGGCGGGAGATGTTCATCATCGAAGGCCTGCCCGCGGTGGTCTGGGCGTTCGTCTTCCGCGCGCTGGTCAGCGACCACCCGTCCGAAGCGAAGTGGCTCAACGCGGCCGAGAGGGACGCGGTGACCGCCGCGCTGGACGCGGAGCGGCAGCAGGCCACCCCGGCCCGCTCGTTCACGGCGGCGTTCCGCTCCCGCCCGGTCGTGCTGCTGTCGGCGCAGTACCTGCTGTGGAGCATCGGCGTGTACGGCCTGGTGTTCTGGCTGCCGAGCATCGTGGCCGCCGGGACGGGGCAGGGGATCGGCATGAGCGGGCTGCTGTCCGCGGTGCCCTTCGGCGTCGCGGCGCTGCTGATGGTGCTCAACTCGCGGATGTCGGACCGGGCCGGTGACCGGGTCCGGTACGTCTGGCCGTGGTTGCTGCTCGGTGGCGTCGGCTTCCTGCTGTCCTACGTGGTCGGACCGGACCACTTCTGGTGGGCCTACCTGCTGCTGCTGGTGGCCGGTGGCGCCATGTACGCGCCCTACGGGCCGTACTTCGCGCACGTCGCCGAGGTGCTGCCGAAGAACTTCTCGGGCGCGGGCGTGGCCTGCGTCAACACGGCCGGTTCGGTCGGCGGGTTCGTCGGGACCTACCTGGTCGGCTGGCTCAACGACATCACCGGTGGCACGGCGGCGTCGTTCGTCATGATGGCCGCCGCCACGGTGCTCGCCGCGGTGCTCACCCCGCTGGTGGGCGGCGGCACGCGGGCCGCGCGCGAGCGGCAGGCGAGCTTCGCGTGA
- a CDS encoding S1 family peptidase, producing MPVLFGQVTMEEPAMVDGLRVPRARTCAAAWAAVAAVGALTGTAHADEPEGDVTPTIIGGAPADQVYSFMVSLQYEREGNPDSHRCGGALISPEWVVTAAHCVTESSADGTPVVMDPALFHVRIGSTDRTTGGSVATLREVVVHPDYRALPERSEGDDIALLRLDAPSDQAPAPMADELTEPGTAVRQIGWGYVSNDDAGDPEKLPTQLQQLDTTVIPPSTPKCVSDAGDDSWGIREGDVCTDNPEGVRGPCGGDSGSPLLTRDGDGWRVIGVDSRGVGSVCGESPDIYTSVGHFRSWIDGVIA from the coding sequence ATGCCCGTCCTGTTCGGGCAGGTGACGATGGAGGAACCAGCGATGGTCGACGGTTTACGGGTGCCGCGGGCGCGGACGTGCGCTGCGGCGTGGGCGGCGGTGGCCGCGGTCGGTGCGCTCACCGGCACGGCGCACGCCGACGAACCCGAGGGCGACGTGACGCCCACCATCATCGGCGGCGCGCCCGCCGATCAGGTCTACTCGTTCATGGTCTCGCTGCAGTACGAGCGCGAGGGGAACCCGGACTCGCACCGCTGCGGCGGGGCGCTGATCAGCCCGGAATGGGTCGTGACGGCGGCGCACTGCGTCACCGAGTCCAGCGCCGACGGCACGCCCGTCGTGATGGACCCGGCGCTGTTCCACGTCCGGATCGGATCCACGGACCGCACCACGGGCGGCAGCGTCGCCACGCTCCGGGAGGTCGTGGTGCACCCGGACTACCGGGCGCTGCCCGAGCGCTCCGAGGGCGACGACATCGCGCTGCTGCGCCTGGACGCGCCGAGCGACCAGGCCCCGGCGCCGATGGCCGACGAGCTGACCGAACCGGGCACCGCGGTCCGCCAGATCGGGTGGGGCTACGTCTCCAACGACGACGCGGGCGACCCGGAGAAGCTGCCGACGCAGCTCCAGCAGCTGGACACCACGGTCATCCCGCCCAGCACGCCGAAGTGCGTGTCGGACGCGGGGGACGACTCGTGGGGCATCCGCGAGGGCGACGTCTGCACCGACAACCCGGAGGGCGTGCGCGGCCCGTGCGGCGGTGACTCCGGTTCGCCGCTGCTGACCCGGGACGGTGACGGCTGGCGGGTCATCGGCGTGGACAGCCGCGGTGTCGGCTCGGTCTGCGGCGAGTCCCCCGACATCTACACCAGCGTCGGGCACTTCCGCAGCTGGATCGACGGCGTGATCGCCTGA